A genomic stretch from Myripristis murdjan chromosome 12, fMyrMur1.1, whole genome shotgun sequence includes:
- the rnf34b gene encoding E3 ubiquitin-protein ligase RNF34 isoform X1: MKAGASSMWASCCGLLNEVMGTGTVRAQQPGFGAGAGPFRFAPSAGYSTYPPTSSGSAGQLCKACGLAFSVFRRKHICCDCKKSFCALCSVLQENLRCCTTCHLLRGTAFQRPRLMQLRVKDLRQYLLLRNIPTDTCREKEDLVDLVLCHQGAGETPRPLMEEEEEEEEDDEEAHEEEEEEEEEGGADTDSLHSPPHSLHTSPHSATRSASEQSALSASQGDVLSRSDSSGTTSQEHGDTPTVSLLNLEPTENIIEVSPATQRRIRASLSDLDNEEAIENLSVRQLKEILARNFVNYSGCCEKWELLERVHRLYRENEQNRKSMENVSNSITAVVAYPPRLCNSGVGDGVRAQLASDDNLCRICMDAVIDCVLLECGHMVTCTKCGKRMSECPICRQYVVRAVHVFKS; encoded by the exons GCAGGGGCCTCGTCCATGTGGGCGTCATGCTGCGGGCTGCTGAACGAGGTGATGGGCACGGGCACGGTGCGGGCGCAGCAGCCAGGGTTCGGAGCAGGGGCAGGGCCTTTCCGCTTTGCCCCCAGCGCTGGGTACTCTACCTACCCCCCCACCAGCTCAGGGAGTGCCGGACAGTTATGTAAGGCCTGCGGTCTGGCCTTTTCTGTCTTCAGACGCAAG CACATCTGCTGTGATTGTAAGAAGAGTTTCTGTGCCCTGTGCTCAGTGCTACAGGAGAACCTGCGCTGTTGCACCACCTGCCACCTGCTACGTGGCACAGCCTTCCAGAGGCCACGGCTCATGCAGCTCCGCGTAAAAGACCTGCGCCAGTACCTGCTGCTGCGCAACATCCCAACAGACActtgcagagagaaagaggaccTGGTCGACCTGGTGCTCTGTCATCAGGGGGCAGGGGAGACCCCAAGACCcttgatggaggaggaggaggaagaggaagaggacgatGAGGAGGcacatgaggaggaggaggaggaggaagaagagggaggagctgACACAGACAGTCTGCACTCACCTCCCCACTCGCTGCACACCTCCCCCCACTCTGCTACACGTTCGGCCTCTGAACAGTCGgccctgtctgcctctcaggGAGATGTGCTCAGCCGGAGTGACAGCTCAGGGACAACCAGCCAG GAGCATGGGGATACTCCAACAGTGTCGCTGTTGAACCTGGAGCCCACTGAAAATATCATAGAG GTCAGCCCAGCAACACAGAGGAGGATCAGGGCCTCCCTCTCTGATCTGGACAATGAAGAGGCTATAGAAAACCTCTCTGTCCGCCAGCTCAAAGAGATTCTTGCCAGGAATTTTGTCAATTACtctggctgctgtgagaaatgGGAGCTGTTGGAACGAGTGCATCGCCTATACAGAGAAAATGAGCAGAACAGGAAATCTA TGGAAAATGTGAGCAACAGCATAACTGCAG TGGTAGCATATCCTCCACGTCTCTGCAACAGTGGAGTCGGAG ATGGTGTAAGAGCTCAGCTGGCCTCCGATGACAACCTGTGTCGTATCTGTATGGATGCTGTCATTGACTGTGTCTTGCTGGAATGTGGTCACATGGTAACCTGTACCAAATGTGGAAAGAGGATGAGCGAGTGCCCCATCTGCAGGCAGTATGTGGTGCGGGCTGTGCACGTCTTCAAGTCTTAa
- the rnf34b gene encoding E3 ubiquitin-protein ligase RNF34 isoform X2 produces MKAGASSMWASCCGLLNEVMGTGTVRAQQPGFGAGAGPFRFAPSAGYSTYPPTSSGSAGQLCKACGLAFSVFRRKHICCDCKKSFCALCSVLQENLRCCTTCHLLRGTAFQRPRLMQLRVKDLRQYLLLRNIPTDTCREKEDLVDLVLCHQGAGETPRPLMEEEEEEEEDDEEAHEEEEEEEEEGGADTDSLHSPPHSLHTSPHSATRSASEQSALSASQGDVLSRSDSSGTTSQEHGDTPTVSLLNLEPTENIIEVSPATQRRIRASLSDLDNEEAIENLSVRQLKEILARNFVNYSGCCEKWELLERVHRLYRENEQNRKSMENVSNSITADGVRAQLASDDNLCRICMDAVIDCVLLECGHMVTCTKCGKRMSECPICRQYVVRAVHVFKS; encoded by the exons GCAGGGGCCTCGTCCATGTGGGCGTCATGCTGCGGGCTGCTGAACGAGGTGATGGGCACGGGCACGGTGCGGGCGCAGCAGCCAGGGTTCGGAGCAGGGGCAGGGCCTTTCCGCTTTGCCCCCAGCGCTGGGTACTCTACCTACCCCCCCACCAGCTCAGGGAGTGCCGGACAGTTATGTAAGGCCTGCGGTCTGGCCTTTTCTGTCTTCAGACGCAAG CACATCTGCTGTGATTGTAAGAAGAGTTTCTGTGCCCTGTGCTCAGTGCTACAGGAGAACCTGCGCTGTTGCACCACCTGCCACCTGCTACGTGGCACAGCCTTCCAGAGGCCACGGCTCATGCAGCTCCGCGTAAAAGACCTGCGCCAGTACCTGCTGCTGCGCAACATCCCAACAGACActtgcagagagaaagaggaccTGGTCGACCTGGTGCTCTGTCATCAGGGGGCAGGGGAGACCCCAAGACCcttgatggaggaggaggaggaagaggaagaggacgatGAGGAGGcacatgaggaggaggaggaggaggaagaagagggaggagctgACACAGACAGTCTGCACTCACCTCCCCACTCGCTGCACACCTCCCCCCACTCTGCTACACGTTCGGCCTCTGAACAGTCGgccctgtctgcctctcaggGAGATGTGCTCAGCCGGAGTGACAGCTCAGGGACAACCAGCCAG GAGCATGGGGATACTCCAACAGTGTCGCTGTTGAACCTGGAGCCCACTGAAAATATCATAGAG GTCAGCCCAGCAACACAGAGGAGGATCAGGGCCTCCCTCTCTGATCTGGACAATGAAGAGGCTATAGAAAACCTCTCTGTCCGCCAGCTCAAAGAGATTCTTGCCAGGAATTTTGTCAATTACtctggctgctgtgagaaatgGGAGCTGTTGGAACGAGTGCATCGCCTATACAGAGAAAATGAGCAGAACAGGAAATCTA TGGAAAATGTGAGCAACAGCATAACTGCAG ATGGTGTAAGAGCTCAGCTGGCCTCCGATGACAACCTGTGTCGTATCTGTATGGATGCTGTCATTGACTGTGTCTTGCTGGAATGTGGTCACATGGTAACCTGTACCAAATGTGGAAAGAGGATGAGCGAGTGCCCCATCTGCAGGCAGTATGTGGTGCGGGCTGTGCACGTCTTCAAGTCTTAa